The window GTGCCAGTTAGGAGTATCTCATGGAAACGGATAAAGATAGCGACGTTATACCCAACCCTGTACGTTTTGTAAAAAAACAACGGGGTTGAATTTTGTTGTTGTTCTATTAAACGCTTGGTCAAGTCTTCCTATGATTCTATTTCTTTAAAATAACGATATAATACATAGTGGTTAATAAGTAATAAACATTAAGGGAATTGGGTGGGTGAGGATGTGATAATCGTGAGTGCTTGTTTTGCTGGCTTTGATGTAAAGTATAACGGTTCTAATAATGTGAATGTAAAAATAAAAGAGTTATTTGATAAAGGAATGGCCATTCCTGTCTGTCCTGAGGTACTTGGAGGATTGTCGATTCCAAGAGAGCCGGCTGAAATAGTTGGTGGAGATGGGGATGATGTACTGGATGGCTCTGCAAAAGTGCTGACAACAACCGGGAGAGATGTGACGGAGCAATTTTTGAAGGGAGCATATGAAACATTAAAAAGAGTGAAAGAAGCAGGAGTCACAATGGTTGTGTTAAAGGAACGCAGCCCTTCATGCGGCAGCACCATGATTTACAGTGGAAAATTTAATGGCAGCAAACGGCCTGGAAATGGCGTTACGTCTGCTTTATTAAAAAGAAGCGGAATTCAAGTAGTTTCTGAAGACCATTTTATTGAGTATCTTGAGAGAATGGATATTTGAAAGGGAGTTTTAAAAAGGTGCAGATCTTTTTAAAACTCCCTTTTTTTGTTTTATGACACGTTTCACAATAAAATTACCCATATTTCTATTATTAGCTAGGCAAAAAATTGTAAAATAAAGAGAGTAAAAGGGGGATAGACCTTATGGTACTACATATGGAAAATGTTTCGTTAAAAAGAGATGGCGCTTGGATATTACAAAATGTGTCCTGGGATATTAAAAAGGGAGAGCATTGGGTTCTATTTGGGTTGAACGGGTCAGGAAAAACAGCGATATTAAATATGTTAAATGCTTTCCATTTTCCTTCTAACGGTCAGGTAACTGTACTAGGCAAGAAATTTGGGAAGACCTATCTTGGGGAAGAGCTGCGCAAGAGGATTGGATTTGTTTCATCAGCACTTCAAGAAAAGCTTCACCAGCATGATAATGCATTTGAGATTGTGTTAAGTGGAGCGTTTGCCTCCATTGGTTTGTACGATCGACCGACGGATAGGATGAGAGAAAGGGCTATTGATCTATTAAAGCAGTTAGGTTGTTTTGAATATGCGAATCGTAATTACAATACTTTATCACAGGGAGAAAAACAGCGGGTTCTGATAGGACGTGCTTTGATGGCAGAGCCTGAGCTGCTCATATTCGATGAGCCAACGAATGGATTAGATTTTATAGCTAGAGAACAGCTGCTCGATACCATCCAAGCCATCGCTCAAAGACCAGATTCTCCTACCATGATTTATGTAACACATCATGTTGAAGAGATTTTACCTGTTTTTAACAAGACACTGCTATTAAAAAAGGGACAGGTGTTCTCCGCTGGGAATACTGAAAAAATGATATCCAGTCAACAGCTTTCTGAGTTCTTCAACATACCTGTTACTGTATTTTGGCAGAACGATCGACCATTTATATCAAGATAAAGATTATGAAGCGGCAAAGAAACAAGCTTAACCGTTTAGTGGGTTAAGCTTGTTTTTTGCATCAGTGATGAAAGAACTGAGCACGATCAGTAATTTTAATAAAGCTGCAGTCGGGTAGCAGTAGCTCCTTATTATATTCTAGCTTTAATTGATCCATAAGGGGTACCATACCGTATTTTTCGAACTCCTCTGGATTAAACTTAAATCCGTATTGAAAGAGCCCGTCATCAAGTGATTTACACCAGACATTTTTGCCTTGTAATGACAAATCTTTCTCAAAGAGTGTAGTTGTAATTCCTAGGATAATCTCTTTATTAATGGGAAATTTAATATTTGATACATAACATAAACCTCCTGCTCCAATATCTTCAATTAGAATGGAGCTGCTCCCGATTGATACATGCTTATCATGTAAATAATGAATCGTTAAAGAGCCTAGGAGTGGATATTTAAATAAAATCCTAAAAAACTGTCTTCGATTTGGAACCGTTTTTTTTAGCGAAAGAAAGGTGTCAGCTCTCCCAAGCTTGCCGTGTGTGATTAATGCTTCAAAATCCTTGGCAAGAAGTGGCTTACTTAGGTAATAGCCCTGGATATAATCACAATGATGCTCTTGTAAAATATCAAATTGCTTTTTGTTTTCTACACCTTCAGCCACTACCTTCATATCTAACTGATGGGCCAATTGAATGGTTGCTTTTGTAATTTGGAGACTATCTGCGCTTGATTGAATATCCTTTATAAAGGAACGGTCTATTTTTAATTGGTCGAAATTTAATTGTTTTAATGTTTTTAGTGAAGAATAGCCAGTGCCAAAATCATCGATAGAGAACCTAATGCCTTTTTGCTTCAATATCACCATTTTCTGCAAAACATCTTCATAGCTATCAAAAATAATATTCTCCGTAATTTCAAAATCGAGTAATTTGGGATTAACTTTCGTTTCTTTTAAAAGGTCAAAGATAAAATCAGTAATCTTCTCATCGGAAAATTGAATGGGCGAAAAATTAACAGAAATAGGGACTAAATGCAAGCCTTTTTGTTTCCATTCCATCATTTGATAGCAAACACTTCTTAAAATCCATTCACCTAATCGGATAATTAAGCCGGTTTCTTCTGCAATGGTAATAAATTCGTTTGGGGACACAGTACCCCATTTAGGATGCTCCCAGCGGACTAACGCTTCCGCACCGATAACTTTTTGACTCGTATTGAATTTCGGCTGGTATTGAATAAAGAATTCATTATTTTCAAGTGCTGTTTGAATATCATTTTGCAGGTTCAACTTTTTATAGGATTCAACATCCATTAAGTTTTGGAATAGATGATAGTGATTTTTTCGAATTGCTTTTCCCTTTGCTAAGGCAATACCTGCTTTTTCGATTAAATCCACTCCATTTTTTCCATCAGTTGGGAATAAACTGATACCGATGCTAGCTGTAACGGATAAGGATTCTTCCTGTAATAATATTGGCGTATTAATGATTTGCAGTATTCTTTCTGCCAATTCTATTGCTTGACTTATATTCTGTAAATCTCTTAATACAATAATAAATTCGTCACCACTAAAATGAGAGACAATGTTCTCAGTTGTTTGTCTGATTGTTTTTAGACGATTAGACACTTCAATTAACACTTGATTCCCAGTTTGAAAGCCATAGTGATTGTTAATATATTTAAAGAAATCAATCCCGATATTTAATACAGCGAAGTCTCCTTGTTTTTGACACAGCTTATCTAATTGTAATTCGATGCTTCTTCCATTAGGTAAATGGGTCAATGGATGGTGGAAATTTAATTCATACAGCGTTTCTTCGTATTCTTTTTTCTTCGTGATATCTTTTCTAATGGCAATAAATTGATATGGAGTTCCATTCTCATCTAATAGTGGGACAATGGTACTATCTGCCCAATAGAAGCTGCCATCCTTTGATTTGTTTTTAATCTCCCCGTGCCAGACCTTTCCCTGGGTAATCGTCTCCCACATTGCTTTATATACTTCATCATCATGATAGCCGGATTTAATAATTCGATGATTTTGACCGATTAATTCTTCCAAACTATATTTTGAAAGCTCGCAAAACTTGTTGTTTGCATAGAGAATGGTCCCCTCGGAATCCGTAATGGTAACTTCAGAGGTTAAATGAAGTGCATTTGTGATTACCTCTAGATTCTTCATACTGGATACTAATTGGTGTTCAGACTCTTTCAGCCCAGTAATATTGATCGTAATTCCAAACACATGCTCGGCACCTTTGAAAAAGGTGCGGCTCATCAGCCAACGAATTTTTCCATCGGGACGGATGATGCGATATTCATACAGATTTGCTTTCCCATCGGATAATTCTTTTTGTAGTCCTAAAAAGATATTGAGATCCTCTGGATAGATATATTTCTGCCAGAGTGAAGGGGATTGTATGATTGTATCGAAAGGAATTCCTGATATTGTTTCAATTGTAGGAGATAAATAAGTGATTTTATGGCTTTCGAGAGACATTTCCCATACACAAACATCCTTATATTCAAATAAGTATGGGCTTGGCTCATTTTTATTTAAAAAATTCATAATTAATCCCCCATAAAAAGATAAAAAAGATCGGAAAAATTTAATAAAGATTTTAGTTCTATTATACTATATTTCCAATTTTTATCTATGAGAAAATTCATGTTTTTTACTAAAAATCTGAATATATGTGTAATTTAAAAATTATTACATTCATATTATATACGAATAACATGGAATATTAGAATAATTCACTAATAAAATTATATCAAGAAAATATAAAAATAATAACAGAAATAAAATTTGTCCCCTATTAATGGAAAATTAGAGTTTAAATGGGATATTTGGTATGATGAAAAAAAATGCCAGAAAGAAGGGGTTAAGATGGAGCAAAAGCTGGAGCAAGAGAAAGTCATTCTTGTAGGCTGTCAGACAGCAGAGGATGATCTGCCATTCCAATACTCAATGGAAGAATTGGCATCACTGACGGAAACCGCAAATGGAAGGGTACTATCTCAATTAACCCAAAAAAGAGAGAGAGCAGACAATGCAACCTATATTGGCAGAGGCAAAGTAGAGGAATTAAGTGCCCTTGTGGATGAATTGGAAGCGAACTTAGTGATTTTTAATGATGAATTATCACCTAGTCAGGTTCGTAATCTAGCTGCTAAAATAGATGCGAGAATTATTGACCGAACTCAATTGATTCTTGATATTTTTGCGCAAAGAGCAAGGTCGAAGGAAGGAAAGTTACAGGTAGAGCTGGCCCAATTGCAGTATTTATTACCGCGGCTTGGTGGACAAGGCACACAGCTTTCAAGGCTTGGGGCTGGGATTGGTACAAGAGGTCCTGGTGAAACAAAGCTGGAAGCAGACCGTCGCCATATTCG of the Bacillus tuaregi genome contains:
- a CDS encoding DUF523 domain-containing protein → MIIVSACFAGFDVKYNGSNNVNVKIKELFDKGMAIPVCPEVLGGLSIPREPAEIVGGDGDDVLDGSAKVLTTTGRDVTEQFLKGAYETLKRVKEAGVTMVVLKERSPSCGSTMIYSGKFNGSKRPGNGVTSALLKRSGIQVVSEDHFIEYLERMDI
- a CDS encoding ABC transporter ATP-binding protein, giving the protein MVLHMENVSLKRDGAWILQNVSWDIKKGEHWVLFGLNGSGKTAILNMLNAFHFPSNGQVTVLGKKFGKTYLGEELRKRIGFVSSALQEKLHQHDNAFEIVLSGAFASIGLYDRPTDRMRERAIDLLKQLGCFEYANRNYNTLSQGEKQRVLIGRALMAEPELLIFDEPTNGLDFIAREQLLDTIQAIAQRPDSPTMIYVTHHVEEILPVFNKTLLLKKGQVFSAGNTEKMISSQQLSEFFNIPVTVFWQNDRPFISR
- a CDS encoding EAL domain-containing protein, which translates into the protein MNFLNKNEPSPYLFEYKDVCVWEMSLESHKITYLSPTIETISGIPFDTIIQSPSLWQKYIYPEDLNIFLGLQKELSDGKANLYEYRIIRPDGKIRWLMSRTFFKGAEHVFGITINITGLKESEHQLVSSMKNLEVITNALHLTSEVTITDSEGTILYANNKFCELSKYSLEELIGQNHRIIKSGYHDDEVYKAMWETITQGKVWHGEIKNKSKDGSFYWADSTIVPLLDENGTPYQFIAIRKDITKKKEYEETLYELNFHHPLTHLPNGRSIELQLDKLCQKQGDFAVLNIGIDFFKYINNHYGFQTGNQVLIEVSNRLKTIRQTTENIVSHFSGDEFIIVLRDLQNISQAIELAERILQIINTPILLQEESLSVTASIGISLFPTDGKNGVDLIEKAGIALAKGKAIRKNHYHLFQNLMDVESYKKLNLQNDIQTALENNEFFIQYQPKFNTSQKVIGAEALVRWEHPKWGTVSPNEFITIAEETGLIIRLGEWILRSVCYQMMEWKQKGLHLVPISVNFSPIQFSDEKITDFIFDLLKETKVNPKLLDFEITENIIFDSYEDVLQKMVILKQKGIRFSIDDFGTGYSSLKTLKQLNFDQLKIDRSFIKDIQSSADSLQITKATIQLAHQLDMKVVAEGVENKKQFDILQEHHCDYIQGYYLSKPLLAKDFEALITHGKLGRADTFLSLKKTVPNRRQFFRILFKYPLLGSLTIHYLHDKHVSIGSSSILIEDIGAGGLCYVSNIKFPINKEIILGITTTLFEKDLSLQGKNVWCKSLDDGLFQYGFKFNPEEFEKYGMVPLMDQLKLEYNKELLLPDCSFIKITDRAQFFHH